The Siniperca chuatsi isolate FFG_IHB_CAS linkage group LG2, ASM2008510v1, whole genome shotgun sequence genome window below encodes:
- the pmepa1 gene encoding protein TMEPAI isoform X2: MQPSSGSHNHDNCVQTQLCAQLEFVQILVIVVVMMVMVVVITCLLNHYRLSARSLLSRHAPTRRRHLPLANEGGLWSSEGTGTNSGINEHQVYNPRPPDRGVPLSYLQREPQHAQSQSQPPLQSQRFQHTYAPSRFQPTYPYLPQSLIDLPPTICLSDGEEPPPYQGPCTLQLRDPEQQMELNRESVRAPPNRTVFDSHPLDPSSSCLQASLQAPPPSVHSGISVLEAQEALSRQQKQGSRVEGAPPAYSEVIGHYYHPTSLTPSHNHRTVPSSQAPPSSFIHGLLRPPPQQQESVNNRNARNTKEKPQKPQQV, encoded by the exons ATGCAGCCTTCGTCAGGGAGTCATAATCATGACAACTGTGTTCAGACGCAACTGTGCG CCCAGCTGGAGTTTGTCCAGATCCTGGTGAtcgtggtggtgatgatggtgatggtggtggtcaTCACCTGTCTGCTGAACCACTACCGCCTATCAGCACGCTCCCTCCTCTCCAGACACGCCCCCACACGCAGGAGACACCTGCCATTGGCCAAC gaggGAGGTCTGTGGTCTTCTGAGGGTACGGGAACAAACAGTGGTATAAACGAG CACCAGGTGTATAACCCACGGCCTCCAGACAGAGGGGTCCCCTTGTCTTACCTACAGCGGGAGCCTCAGCACGCCCAGTCCCAGTCCCAGCCTCCACTCCAGTCCCAGCGCTTCCAGCACACATATGCCCCGAGTCGCTTCCAGCCGACATATCCCTACCTGCCCCAGAGCCTCATCGATCTTCCCCCCACCATCTGCCTCTCAGATGGGGAGGAGCCCCCGCCGTACCAGGGCCCCTGCACCCTGCAGCTTCGAGACCCAGAGCAACAGATGGAGCTGAACCGCGAGTCGGTCAGAGCACCGCCCAACCGAACAGTGTTTGACTCCCACCCCCTCGACCCGTCCAGCTCCTGTTTGCAGGCCAG TCTGCAAGCCCCTCCTCCGAGTGTCCATTCAGGCATCAGTGTGTTAGAAGCCCAGGAGGCCTTGTCCCGGCAGCAGAAACAGGGCTCTCGAGTAGAAGGAGCTCCCCCAGCCTACAGCGAGGTGATTGGGCACTACTACCACCCGACATCCCTGACCCCTAGCCACAACCATCGGACTGTACCGTCCTCACAAGCACCCCCGTCCTCGTTCATACACGGTCTGCTCCGACCTCCACCTCAGCAGCAAGAAAGTGTGAACAACAGGAATGCAAGGAATACGAAGGAGAAACCCCAGAAGCCCCAGCAGGTGTGA